One region of Cuculus canorus isolate bCucCan1 chromosome 6, bCucCan1.pri, whole genome shotgun sequence genomic DNA includes:
- the MCM3AP gene encoding germinal-center associated nuclear protein, with translation MRELLRSRGRGQRDRHDPGPERAPPRDDAAAATPARRARGSESAEGSGGLSPGELTSIRCKNIPDDLNDRTVLEKPFSQFVNCGS, from the exons ATGCGGGAGCTGCTGCGCAGCCGGGGCCGCGGGCAGCGAGACCGGCACGACCCCGGCCCCGAGCGAGCGCCGCCCCGCGACG ATGCCGCCGCCGCCACACCTGCCCGCCGGGCTCGGGGCAGCGAGAGCGCAGAGGGGTCGGGGGGCCTGTCCCCCGGCGAGCTGACATCCATCCGGTGCAAGAACATCCCTGATGACCTCAACGACAGGACGGTGCTGGAGAAGCCCTTCAGCCAGTTTGTGAACTGCGGGTCGTGA